A genomic segment from Pseudomonas mendocina encodes:
- a CDS encoding antibiotic biosynthesis monooxygenase family protein — protein MLAVIFEVEAKPDQQQDYLDLAAELRPLLAEQPGFISIERFQSLTQPGKILSLSFWQDEASVQAWRQRDEHRRAQMAGREEVFSHYRLRVAQVLRDYGMQERDEAPADSRAIHEQGAAR, from the coding sequence ATGCTCGCCGTGATCTTCGAAGTCGAGGCCAAGCCGGACCAACAGCAGGACTATCTCGACCTCGCCGCAGAGCTGCGCCCGCTGCTCGCCGAACAGCCGGGTTTCATTTCCATCGAGCGCTTCCAGAGCCTTACCCAGCCTGGGAAGATCCTGTCGCTGTCGTTCTGGCAGGACGAAGCCTCGGTCCAGGCCTGGCGCCAGCGCGATGAACACCGACGCGCACAGATGGCAGGACGCGAGGAGGTCTTCAGCCACTATCGTCTGCGCGTGGCCCAGGTGCTGCGCGACTACGGCATGCAGGAACGCGACGAGGCGCCTGCCGACAGCCGGGCGATCCACGAACAGGGGGCGGCGCGATGA